Proteins encoded by one window of Cyanobium sp. NS01:
- a CDS encoding DUF692 domain-containing protein has protein sequence MADSDIQGVGVGLRSPHYADILSSWPALPWFEALSDNYLGGGLPLHHLSLIRERYPITLHGVGLSLGSVDPLNQAYLQRLKALVDRVQPSFVSDHLAWVSQGGRYFHDLAPLPYTEEALVHVAERIQRVQDFLGRQILIENLSPYVSFAAADYLEWEFLSELARRADCFLLLDVNNVFVNGFNHGFDPLLYLDALPAERVKEIHLAGYEEEGSFLFDTHGRAVQDGVWALYRQALQRFAQVPALIEWDTDIPSLDVLMAEAAKAEALRSDQALP, from the coding sequence GTGGCTGATTCCGATATCCAGGGCGTGGGCGTGGGTCTGCGCTCGCCCCACTACGCCGACATCCTCAGCAGCTGGCCGGCACTTCCCTGGTTTGAAGCTCTCTCAGACAACTACCTCGGCGGGGGCCTGCCCCTGCATCACCTCAGCCTGATCCGCGAGCGCTATCCGATCACCTTGCATGGGGTGGGCCTCTCGCTCGGTTCGGTGGATCCGCTCAATCAGGCCTATCTCCAGCGCCTGAAAGCGTTGGTGGATCGGGTGCAGCCCAGCTTCGTTTCGGATCATCTGGCCTGGGTGTCCCAGGGGGGCCGCTACTTCCATGACCTCGCCCCACTCCCTTACACCGAGGAGGCCCTGGTGCATGTGGCCGAACGCATCCAGCGCGTGCAGGACTTCCTGGGACGGCAGATTCTGATCGAGAACCTCTCCCCCTATGTGAGCTTTGCCGCAGCCGACTACCTCGAATGGGAGTTTCTCAGTGAGCTGGCCCGCCGGGCCGACTGTTTCTTGCTGTTGGATGTGAATAATGTGTTTGTGAATGGCTTCAATCACGGCTTCGATCCGCTCCTCTATCTCGATGCCCTGCCCGCCGAGCGGGTGAAGGAAATCCATCTCGCCGGCTATGAGGAAGAGGGCAGCTTCCTCTTCGACACCCATGGCCGCGCCGTGCAGGATGGGGTCTGGGCGTTGTACCGGCAGGCTCTGCAGCGCTTTGCCCAGGTGCCGGCCCTGATCGAGTGGGACACCGACATCCCCTCTCTCGATGTGCTGATGGCGGAGGCTGCCAAGGCGGAGGCGCTGCGCTCGGATCAGGCGCTGCCATGA
- a CDS encoding DNA-binding domain-containing protein, giving the protein MKLAALQQLFAAAALGTASEPEQARLAAQLQGSRVLPARQGIEAYRTSVNGKLLRSLEQIYPVCQRLVGEAFFQAMASAFLEHGVSRSPDLGDYGAGLPGFLAEFQPARALPYLADVAQLEWLWHRAFNAPDQPSLNLQALVGVPPEHWDRLVFRLPAGAALIASDYPIHRIWEVNTNPAVQHQVVDLDQGGIQIFVWRDGHTTRLDLPGEPEWQLLQAFARGLPFGEVCRQGVEISCASIGSILPLWVQRGWLRDFALQDAGIGSARGDQDTAATEGCC; this is encoded by the coding sequence ATGAAGCTGGCAGCACTCCAGCAGCTTTTCGCCGCAGCGGCCCTGGGCACGGCCAGCGAGCCCGAGCAGGCCCGCCTGGCAGCTCAGCTGCAGGGCAGCCGGGTGTTGCCGGCCCGGCAGGGGATCGAGGCCTACCGCACCAGCGTGAACGGCAAACTGCTGCGCAGCCTTGAGCAGATCTATCCCGTCTGCCAGCGGCTGGTGGGCGAGGCGTTCTTCCAGGCCATGGCGTCTGCATTCCTGGAGCACGGGGTTTCCCGCTCGCCAGACCTGGGCGACTACGGCGCCGGGTTGCCCGGGTTCCTGGCGGAGTTCCAGCCGGCCCGTGCCCTTCCCTACCTGGCGGATGTGGCGCAGTTGGAATGGCTCTGGCACCGGGCCTTCAATGCCCCGGATCAACCCAGCCTCAATCTGCAGGCCCTGGTTGGTGTGCCTCCCGAGCACTGGGATCGGCTCGTGTTCCGTTTGCCGGCCGGGGCTGCCCTGATCGCCTCCGACTACCCCATCCACCGCATCTGGGAGGTCAACACCAACCCCGCGGTGCAGCACCAAGTGGTTGATCTCGATCAGGGAGGCATTCAGATCTTCGTGTGGCGCGACGGCCACACCACGCGCCTTGATCTTCCCGGCGAGCCGGAATGGCAGCTGCTCCAGGCCTTCGCGCGGGGGTTGCCCTTCGGTGAGGTCTGCCGCCAGGGCGTGGAGATCTCCTGCGCCTCGATCGGCTCCATCCTGCCCCTCTGGGTGCAGCGCGGCTGGCTGCGCGATTTTGCGCTGCAGGATGCCGGTATTGGATCAGCACGGGGTGATCAAGACACTGCTGCGACAGAAGGGTGTTGTTGA